From the Shewanella amazonensis SB2B genome, one window contains:
- a CDS encoding catalase family peroxidase: MVKYASLAKACFITSLSLISSASLASEKSIAELVDAVNGTLDDASREAGKQVKLRNHAKGFCTSGNFIPAPELQQHLDIPFLNQGPIKVTARFSLGGTNANLSDKTPGRFMSLKIDGEKESLNFVTTNVPIFFASNLEDFYSFQTKIKEGPQGKQWLLDNKPDAKRFLDYVAQLPPSPSFASSRYFGVNSFYFRQQSSDKTAEPIAGKWIFEPLAGTAALSKDELAKMDDNFLKAELLSRIETQPAQWALYIQLAEQGDIINDPTVSWPDSRTRLLAGKLVIDGKRDSVPEVSQCGDGIFNPVLLPKGITPSADPILNARTPAYTESFIRRR, encoded by the coding sequence ATGGTCAAATACGCATCCCTCGCCAAGGCCTGCTTTATCACCAGCCTCAGCCTTATTTCATCCGCCAGTTTAGCCAGTGAAAAAAGCATCGCCGAATTAGTGGACGCCGTTAATGGCACCCTGGATGACGCCAGCCGTGAGGCGGGTAAACAGGTCAAACTCAGGAACCACGCCAAAGGTTTTTGTACTTCCGGCAATTTTATCCCCGCACCTGAGTTGCAACAGCACCTGGATATTCCGTTTCTCAATCAGGGACCGATTAAGGTCACGGCACGGTTTTCTTTAGGGGGCACCAATGCGAACTTATCCGACAAAACCCCGGGGCGCTTTATGTCGCTCAAAATCGATGGCGAAAAAGAGAGCCTTAACTTTGTCACCACCAATGTGCCCATCTTCTTTGCCAGTAATCTGGAGGACTTTTACAGCTTCCAAACCAAAATCAAAGAGGGCCCCCAAGGCAAGCAATGGCTGTTGGACAACAAGCCCGATGCCAAACGCTTTCTTGATTATGTGGCGCAGCTGCCACCGAGCCCCAGTTTCGCAAGCAGTCGCTACTTTGGTGTAAACAGCTTTTATTTCCGTCAGCAATCATCGGACAAGACAGCAGAGCCCATTGCCGGGAAGTGGATTTTTGAACCACTGGCCGGCACCGCAGCACTCAGTAAAGATGAGCTCGCCAAGATGGATGACAACTTCCTCAAAGCCGAGTTGCTCAGCCGTATTGAGACACAACCGGCCCAATGGGCGCTCTACATTCAGCTGGCAGAGCAAGGCGATATTATCAATGACCCCACCGTCAGTTGGCCGGATTCCCGAACCAGGTTATTGGCAGGCAAACTGGTAATTGATGGGAAAAGGGACAGTGTCCCTGAGGTCAGCCAATGTGGTGACGGCATTTTTAATCCCGTGCTATTGCCAAAGGGCATTACCCCTTCTGCCGACCCCATACTCAATGCCCGCACACCGGCCTACACAGAGTCCTTTATTCGCCGCAGATAA
- the hflX gene encoding GTPase HflX → MPPIQEQVVTRALLISIHTPNIGAKEVERSLAELARLVSTLGFAVYATETQRQQSTKRLSVLGTGKLEQLARMTGALDEAEDSLVNIDEAGLESFLAGNQRQHANVVVFDCDLSPMQLRNLEDALGVEVFDRSGIIIEIFSRHASSKTARLQVELARLNYLTPRVRREHAGDRQRTGGRSVGESAIELERRAIRDKQAELRRELKKVQEVMQEQKSSRMDTPSAALVGYTNAGKSSLMRALTGSEVLVENKLFATLDTTVRALSPQTQPRILISDTVGFINKLPHDLVPAFHSTLEEAKDASLLLYVVDASDADFRAQLEVVRNVLGQSKLAGKDKLLLLNKVDCLSDEARSALAQEFPDALQISALSQEDVARVHQAIVDAIANQLLSACFNIPYAASALMGEVHGRMQIIDEAYHESGLRITVRGRSADLDRLNKRLQTGG, encoded by the coding sequence ATGCCCCCAATCCAGGAACAAGTTGTAACCCGTGCGCTGCTCATCTCCATCCATACCCCCAACATAGGTGCCAAGGAGGTTGAACGTTCCCTTGCGGAGCTGGCCCGACTGGTGAGCACCCTGGGCTTTGCCGTGTATGCCACCGAGACTCAGAGGCAGCAATCTACCAAGCGCCTGTCGGTGCTTGGCACAGGCAAGCTGGAGCAGCTGGCCCGGATGACAGGCGCCTTGGATGAAGCGGAGGACTCGCTCGTCAACATAGATGAGGCAGGGTTGGAGTCTTTTCTGGCGGGCAACCAGCGCCAGCATGCCAATGTGGTGGTATTCGACTGTGACTTAAGCCCAATGCAGCTTAGAAATCTGGAAGATGCACTTGGGGTTGAGGTGTTCGACCGAAGCGGCATCATCATCGAGATTTTCAGTCGCCATGCCAGCAGTAAAACCGCGCGCTTGCAGGTGGAGCTGGCCCGGCTGAATTATTTAACTCCCCGGGTTCGCCGTGAGCACGCGGGGGACCGTCAGCGCACCGGCGGACGCAGCGTGGGGGAGAGTGCCATCGAGCTTGAGCGCCGCGCCATTCGTGACAAGCAGGCGGAGCTGAGACGCGAGCTCAAAAAGGTACAGGAGGTAATGCAGGAGCAAAAAAGCAGTCGCATGGATACGCCATCGGCTGCGCTGGTGGGGTATACCAACGCCGGTAAGTCCTCCCTGATGCGAGCGCTGACCGGCTCAGAGGTGCTGGTGGAAAACAAACTCTTTGCCACCCTGGATACCACGGTCAGGGCGCTCTCGCCCCAGACCCAGCCGCGGATTTTGATTTCGGACACCGTAGGTTTTATCAATAAGCTGCCCCATGATTTGGTGCCGGCGTTTCACTCTACGCTGGAAGAAGCCAAAGACGCCAGTTTGCTGCTGTATGTGGTGGACGCCAGTGATGCGGATTTTCGCGCACAGCTTGAGGTGGTGCGCAATGTGCTTGGGCAAAGCAAGCTGGCTGGAAAAGATAAGTTACTGCTTTTGAATAAGGTTGACTGCTTAAGCGACGAGGCGCGCTCGGCATTGGCGCAGGAGTTCCCCGATGCGCTTCAAATCAGTGCCTTGAGTCAAGAGGATGTGGCCAGGGTCCATCAGGCTATAGTGGATGCCATCGCCAATCAGCTGCTCAGTGCCTGTTTTAACATTCCCTACGCCGCCAGTGCCCTGATGGGCGAGGTACATGGCAGGATGCAGATCATCGACGAGGCATACCATGAGTCGGGTCTGCGCATCACGGTGCGCGGCCGCAGCGCCGATCTGGACAGGCTGAACAAGCGCTTGCAGACCGGCGGTTGA
- a CDS encoding DUF2999 family protein, producing MNPIIALLKEHNVSDEQVKSLFQTLTENPLMAMGVLGQLGIAPDKLQGMMMLVMQNPGLIKEAVEELGLDFAKVEAAKARFDESQAQ from the coding sequence ATGAACCCCATTATTGCGCTGCTCAAAGAGCACAATGTGAGTGATGAGCAGGTAAAGAGCCTGTTCCAGACCCTGACCGAGAACCCATTGATGGCCATGGGTGTGCTGGGTCAGCTTGGTATTGCCCCTGACAAACTTCAGGGCATGATGATGCTGGTGATGCAAAATCCCGGGCTGATTAAAGAAGCCGTGGAAGAGCTGGGGCTGGATTTTGCCAAAGTCGAGGCGGCCAAGGCCCGGTTTGATGAGAGTCAGGCTCAATAA
- a CDS encoding response regulator: MQERLEQITTGVTEKVSLYQYGLRGVRGAMLTYGVDNFDYSRMQLYTQSRDYSHEFPGARGFGFIQYVPVSALDTFLDSSAMERPDGRFALRQLNPHDDDLFVIRFIEPEARNKQAVGLDIGSESNRRQAALRSARENSVTLTGPITLVQASQKSLQGFLILMPVYRTPDSETSSTTGMANLVGWSYAPILIDEVLNTISGLEEHLVLTIYDVTDGSAQQFFQRGAHDVALTQHQVDADIGLFGRDWRLSLSPDPAFIQRMALPEPSSTLLDAWLISLLIAVLVYSGQLMWMRRAVVLQHRRELASAEEKALLSAKAKLEQLVHERTSQLEKMGVLQRTILDAASYAIIATDTEGIITVFNPSAERLLGFTAKEMVGLQTPAIFHLEEEVVRRATQLSEELGTKIEPGFDAFVAKSRRGKEDTNNWTYVSKSGARITVKLSVTTLYGEDKDIMGYLGIAYDLTEQLKREQELADAREQALQASRAKSDFLANMSHEIRTPMNAVLGLLQMTLQTELPPRPRDYLEKTQQAAKSLLALLNDILDFSKIEAGRIELERQGFSLQQLLGDMGSILSSQVQQKDIELVYQVAPSVPDQLIGDSLRLRQILLNVLTNAIKFTEKGDIITRIDADLGDDGTCHLHIEIQDSGIGMTNEQQAIIFKGFSQADSSISRRYGGTGLGLAITRELVHLMQGEIRVTSSPGVGSTFTIDVQLGFDATKYRPGARFSGVRVLLVEDNHTSRLVFSELLRDLGCEVTALNNGLTAMKTIERMAPDSFDVLLADWQLPGLDGLELASWIRHLDSLSRQPGIIIVTAFSQAMLEAQLKHREEEFDATLIKPVTREMVSRCLQSVLERHNNDGLDMLSHLPLAPSLVGRRLLLVEDNATNRLVATSLLGQLGAEVIEAVDGFQALKLLSRQQFDLVLMDIQMPGMDGYQTTRKIRNELMLTDLPIIAMTANAMPEDKQACRDAGMNCHISKPFEIDEVATKLLQYLSPPEHPMRSSEALAEDESTSAGSLTAAPEAAVTEMHNPKDALPQSVRQFSQANGLDLEEACNRLGDRELFTRVIDQFLLDISQAQRCLSVPEIAMKDARIQYHSLKSGAASCGFTALALVLRNAEANCRPEAELRVAPDEAVLRALPEAISQLEQLQPLLSPQVQSGAAASQNLLPQAELSAQLITLQQLLSQSDMAALDLLANLREPLAELDAALTGKLVDAANNLDFNQSLVLLSAFEGLERIG; encoded by the coding sequence ATGCAGGAAAGGCTGGAGCAGATCACAACCGGTGTAACTGAGAAAGTCTCACTCTACCAATACGGCCTCAGGGGGGTGAGGGGCGCCATGCTCACCTATGGCGTCGATAACTTTGACTATTCCCGCATGCAGCTGTACACCCAAAGCCGCGATTACAGTCATGAGTTTCCGGGGGCGCGGGGGTTTGGTTTTATCCAATATGTGCCGGTTTCGGCATTGGATACCTTTCTTGATTCCAGCGCAATGGAGCGGCCAGATGGGCGCTTCGCACTTCGACAGCTGAATCCCCACGATGACGATCTCTTTGTTATCCGTTTTATAGAGCCCGAAGCCCGTAATAAACAGGCGGTTGGTCTGGACATAGGCTCTGAGAGCAACCGGCGTCAGGCTGCGCTGCGTTCGGCACGGGAAAACAGTGTAACCCTGACCGGCCCCATTACCCTGGTTCAGGCTAGTCAGAAAAGCTTGCAGGGTTTTTTGATTCTGATGCCTGTCTATCGGACTCCTGACTCTGAAACCAGCTCCACCACGGGCATGGCCAATCTGGTTGGTTGGAGTTATGCCCCCATCCTCATTGATGAAGTACTCAACACTATTTCGGGTCTGGAAGAACATTTGGTGTTGACCATTTATGATGTGACCGATGGAAGTGCGCAGCAATTTTTCCAGCGAGGCGCCCATGATGTCGCTCTGACTCAGCATCAGGTAGATGCCGATATTGGGCTGTTCGGGCGTGACTGGCGCTTGAGTTTGTCACCGGATCCCGCCTTCATCCAGCGTATGGCCTTGCCAGAGCCAAGCTCAACCTTGCTCGATGCCTGGCTCATCAGCCTCTTGATCGCCGTGTTGGTATACAGTGGCCAACTTATGTGGATGCGCCGTGCAGTGGTATTGCAACACCGCCGTGAATTGGCCAGCGCGGAAGAAAAAGCGCTGCTCAGCGCCAAGGCCAAGCTTGAGCAACTCGTACATGAGCGCACCTCCCAGCTTGAAAAAATGGGGGTTTTGCAACGCACCATTCTGGATGCGGCCTCCTACGCCATTATCGCGACAGACACCGAGGGCATTATCACAGTGTTTAACCCCTCGGCCGAGCGGCTTCTGGGCTTTACGGCTAAAGAGATGGTCGGGCTGCAGACTCCGGCCATTTTCCACCTTGAAGAAGAGGTGGTCCGCCGGGCGACGCAGCTCAGTGAAGAATTGGGCACCAAAATAGAACCCGGCTTCGATGCCTTTGTCGCCAAATCGAGGCGGGGCAAAGAAGATACCAATAACTGGACTTATGTGAGTAAGAGCGGTGCCCGAATCACGGTAAAACTCAGCGTCACGACCCTCTATGGTGAAGATAAGGACATCATGGGCTATTTGGGCATTGCCTATGACCTGACCGAACAGCTAAAGCGTGAGCAAGAGCTTGCCGATGCCCGCGAGCAGGCGCTGCAGGCAAGCCGTGCCAAGTCTGACTTTTTGGCCAACATGAGCCACGAAATTCGCACTCCCATGAATGCCGTACTCGGGCTTTTGCAAATGACATTGCAGACCGAACTGCCACCCCGCCCGAGGGATTATTTAGAAAAAACCCAGCAGGCCGCCAAATCTCTGCTGGCGCTGCTGAATGACATTCTGGACTTTTCCAAAATTGAAGCGGGCCGGATAGAACTTGAGCGGCAAGGCTTTTCGCTGCAACAACTGCTTGGGGATATGGGCAGCATTCTTTCATCCCAGGTACAGCAAAAAGACATTGAGCTGGTGTATCAAGTCGCACCGTCGGTGCCGGATCAGCTGATTGGCGACAGCCTGAGGCTCAGGCAAATCTTGCTGAATGTCCTGACCAACGCCATCAAGTTTACCGAAAAAGGTGACATTATCACCCGTATCGATGCCGATCTGGGAGACGATGGCACTTGTCATTTGCATATCGAAATCCAGGACTCGGGTATCGGCATGACGAATGAGCAGCAGGCAATTATATTCAAGGGCTTTTCACAGGCTGACTCCTCCATTTCCCGTCGCTATGGCGGCACAGGGCTTGGCCTGGCAATTACCCGCGAGCTGGTGCATCTGATGCAGGGGGAAATCCGCGTCACCAGTAGCCCCGGCGTCGGCAGTACCTTCACTATCGATGTGCAGCTGGGATTTGACGCCACTAAATATCGCCCGGGTGCCCGCTTCAGTGGCGTAAGGGTGTTGCTGGTGGAAGATAATCACACTTCCCGTTTGGTGTTCAGCGAGCTGCTGCGTGATCTGGGATGTGAGGTCACGGCGTTGAATAACGGTTTAACCGCTATGAAGACGATAGAGCGCATGGCACCTGACTCATTTGATGTGCTGCTGGCAGATTGGCAGCTCCCCGGATTGGACGGACTCGAACTCGCCTCATGGATACGTCATCTGGACTCACTGAGCAGACAGCCCGGTATTATTATTGTCACCGCTTTTAGTCAGGCCATGCTCGAAGCGCAGCTCAAGCACAGGGAAGAGGAGTTTGATGCCACCCTGATTAAACCCGTGACCCGAGAGATGGTTAGCCGTTGCCTGCAAAGTGTGTTGGAACGCCACAATAACGATGGCTTGGATATGTTATCTCATCTGCCGTTGGCTCCGAGTCTGGTAGGCAGGCGACTGCTGTTGGTGGAAGACAATGCCACCAATCGCCTGGTTGCCACCAGTTTACTGGGCCAGCTTGGCGCCGAGGTCATCGAGGCTGTTGATGGTTTTCAGGCACTGAAGCTCCTCTCCCGTCAGCAGTTTGATTTAGTGCTGATGGATATCCAGATGCCGGGGATGGATGGTTACCAAACCACCCGTAAAATCCGCAACGAGCTTATGCTCACCGACTTGCCTATCATTGCCATGACCGCCAACGCCATGCCGGAAGACAAGCAGGCATGCAGGGATGCTGGCATGAACTGCCATATTTCAAAGCCATTTGAAATAGACGAGGTGGCGACTAAGTTACTGCAGTACCTCAGTCCTCCCGAGCACCCGATGAGGTCCAGCGAAGCCTTGGCAGAGGACGAGTCCACCAGTGCTGGCTCCTTGACAGCGGCGCCCGAGGCGGCAGTAACCGAGATGCATAATCCCAAGGATGCACTGCCGCAGTCAGTCAGACAGTTTTCACAGGCCAATGGCCTTGATTTGGAGGAAGCCTGCAATCGCTTGGGTGACCGTGAGCTCTTTACCAGGGTCATCGATCAGTTTTTGCTGGATATAAGCCAGGCACAGCGCTGTCTGTCGGTACCTGAGATAGCAATGAAAGACGCACGAATTCAGTACCACAGTCTTAAAAGTGGCGCCGCCAGCTGCGGCTTTACCGCACTCGCCCTGGTTCTGCGAAATGCCGAGGCCAATTGTCGCCCCGAGGCCGAGCTGCGTGTGGCGCCCGATGAAGCGGTCTTGAGGGCATTGCCAGAGGCTATCTCGCAGCTTGAGCAGTTACAGCCATTGTTGTCGCCTCAGGTCCAAAGTGGAGCGGCAGCCTCACAGAATCTGTTGCCTCAGGCTGAACTGTCGGCACAGTTAATTACGCTGCAACAGCTCCTTAGCCAGTCGGATATGGCAGCGCTGGATTTGCTGGCAAACCTGCGGGAACCTTTGGCAGAGCTGGATGCAGCGCTGACCGGGAAGTTAGTGGATGCAGCAAATAACTTGGATTTTAATCAATCACTTGTTCTACTATCGGCTTTTGAGGGATTGGAGAGGATAGGATGA
- a CDS encoding GGDEF domain-containing response regulator, protein MINQEQPFKGSDDGPPKVLIVDDKPSNIQIVHHIIKDQYQVLMATSGKRAIEICLEMLPDLVLMDVIMPELSGLDTCKLMKQHPELVNIPVIFITGLQGQHDENACWDAGGVDFISKPFNATTLKNRIKAQVTLKRQSDLLRRLAFLDGLTGVKNRHFFDQYLETQLMLARRQSQAICVLMVDIDYFKQYNDSFGHQMGDEALRSVAQALGESCRRPADLVARYGGEEFVVVLPNTPKNGVERVIERIQGAIAELDIHHPASATGILTVSMGGMIWLADYQSTEALLGEADKLLYRAKSLGRNRACIDANIP, encoded by the coding sequence ATGATAAATCAGGAGCAGCCATTTAAAGGCTCAGATGATGGACCGCCCAAGGTGCTGATAGTTGACGATAAGCCATCCAACATTCAGATAGTCCATCACATCATCAAAGACCAGTACCAGGTGTTGATGGCCACCTCAGGGAAACGTGCCATTGAAATATGCCTGGAGATGTTGCCTGACTTGGTGTTGATGGATGTCATCATGCCCGAGCTCAGTGGCCTCGATACCTGCAAGCTGATGAAGCAGCATCCCGAACTGGTTAATATCCCGGTTATTTTTATTACTGGCCTGCAAGGTCAACATGATGAAAACGCCTGCTGGGATGCCGGTGGGGTGGATTTTATTTCTAAGCCCTTTAACGCTACCACCCTTAAAAATCGCATCAAGGCCCAGGTGACCCTGAAACGCCAGAGTGACTTATTGCGTCGGCTGGCGTTTTTGGATGGCCTGACCGGGGTGAAAAATCGTCATTTCTTCGATCAATATCTCGAGACTCAGCTGATGTTGGCAAGGCGCCAGTCTCAGGCTATCTGTGTGCTGATGGTGGATATCGACTATTTCAAGCAGTACAACGACAGTTTTGGTCATCAGATGGGGGATGAGGCCTTGCGCTCTGTGGCACAGGCGCTGGGGGAAAGCTGCAGGCGCCCGGCGGATTTGGTGGCACGCTATGGCGGTGAAGAGTTTGTGGTCGTACTGCCCAACACCCCAAAAAACGGGGTAGAGCGGGTTATTGAACGTATTCAGGGGGCAATCGCCGAGCTGGATATCCACCACCCGGCATCGGCAACCGGCATTCTGACGGTGAGCATGGGTGGCATGATTTGGCTTGCCGACTACCAAAGCACAGAGGCCCTGCTCGGTGAGGCCGATAAACTATTGTATCGTGCCAAAAGTCTGGGGCGAAACCGGGCATGTATTGATGCCAATATCCCTTGA
- the dbpA gene encoding ATP-dependent RNA helicase DbpA — MSTSDTQPSLAFSTLKLKTELLENLSSMGYHEMTPIQAQSLPAILAGEDVIGQGKTGSGKTAAFGLGLLNKLDVKRFRIQTLVLCPTRELADQVAQEIRTLARGIHNVKVLTLCGGVPMGPQVGSLEHGAHIIVGTPGRIVDHLERDRLDLSNLNMLVLDEADRMLEMGFQPQLDAIIARSPRERQTLLFSATFPEQIQTIAQQVMYNPVMVKVATTHEKSTIAQHFYHLEDDGARMQALQLLLLEHKPESAVVFCNTKRETQKVADDLTAAGFSVLALHGDLEQRDRDETLLQFANKSACVLVATDVAARGLDIDALDAVFNYHVAHDTEVHIHRIGRTGRAGSKGAAYTFFNDKDGYKIALLEEYLERDIQSEPLPSASLLGSMPLAPAMITLQIDGGKKDKLRPGDILGALTGDKGIEGAQVGKILVTDYRAYVAVDRKVAKKALGKITSGRIKGKSYRAWLMK, encoded by the coding sequence TTGAGCACTTCAGATACCCAGCCTTCACTGGCTTTTTCCACCCTTAAGCTTAAAACCGAACTGCTTGAGAACCTGTCCTCCATGGGCTACCACGAGATGACGCCCATTCAGGCACAGAGCTTGCCAGCCATTCTGGCGGGTGAGGATGTGATTGGTCAGGGCAAAACCGGCTCGGGTAAAACCGCGGCCTTTGGTCTGGGGTTACTGAATAAGCTGGATGTGAAGCGTTTTCGCATTCAAACCCTGGTGCTGTGCCCTACCCGGGAACTGGCCGACCAGGTGGCGCAGGAAATCCGCACCCTCGCCCGCGGTATCCACAATGTAAAAGTACTGACCCTCTGCGGCGGCGTACCCATGGGACCACAGGTGGGCTCGCTGGAGCATGGCGCCCACATTATCGTTGGTACGCCGGGGCGGATTGTCGATCACCTTGAGCGTGACCGCCTCGATTTGAGCAACCTCAATATGCTGGTGCTCGATGAAGCCGACCGCATGCTGGAAATGGGCTTTCAGCCGCAGCTCGATGCCATTATTGCCAGAAGCCCGAGGGAGCGTCAGACCCTGCTGTTCAGCGCCACCTTCCCCGAGCAGATTCAAACCATTGCCCAGCAGGTGATGTACAACCCTGTGATGGTGAAAGTAGCCACAACCCACGAAAAGAGCACCATAGCCCAGCACTTCTACCATTTGGAAGACGACGGCGCGCGGATGCAGGCGCTGCAATTGTTGCTGCTCGAGCACAAGCCCGAGAGCGCGGTGGTGTTCTGTAACACCAAGCGCGAAACCCAGAAGGTGGCCGATGACCTTACTGCTGCAGGTTTCAGCGTACTGGCGCTCCATGGCGACCTGGAGCAACGCGACAGAGACGAAACCCTGCTGCAATTTGCCAACAAGAGCGCCTGCGTGCTGGTCGCCACCGACGTGGCCGCCCGAGGTTTGGATATCGACGCCCTCGATGCAGTATTCAACTACCACGTGGCCCACGATACCGAGGTACACATTCACCGCATTGGCCGCACCGGCCGTGCGGGCAGCAAAGGGGCCGCCTATACCTTCTTCAACGACAAAGACGGCTACAAGATAGCCTTGCTGGAAGAGTACCTGGAGCGCGACATTCAAAGTGAGCCACTGCCGTCAGCAAGCCTCCTTGGCAGCATGCCTTTGGCGCCTGCCATGATCACCCTGCAAATCGACGGCGGCAAAAAGGATAAGCTGCGCCCCGGCGATATTCTTGGCGCCCTCACCGGTGACAAGGGTATTGAAGGTGCCCAGGTGGGTAAGATTCTGGTGACAGACTACCGTGCTTACGTAGCCGTTGATCGCAAGGTGGCTAAAAAGGCGCTGGGTAAAATCACCTCCGGCCGCATTAAGGGCAAGTCTTACCGAGCCTGGCTGATGAAGTAA